In a single window of the Nicotiana tomentosiformis chromosome 8, ASM39032v3, whole genome shotgun sequence genome:
- the LOC104113152 gene encoding synaptotagmin-5-like, whose translation MGLLVGFFLGAALGVGLIVCFARFQNYRSKARIDLAKVIAAFARMTVQDSRKLLPPEAYPSWVVFSQKQKLNWLNQHLEKIWPYVDEAASELIRTSVEPVLEQYRPSILSALKFSKLTLGTVAPSFTGVSIIDGDPGEIIMELEMQWDGNPNIVLDIKTLVGVALPIQVKNIGFTGVFRLIFKPLVAELPCFGAVCYSLRQKKNLDFTLKVVGGDISALPGVSDAIEGTIRDAIEDSITWPVRKIVPILPGDYSDLELKPVGILQVKLIEAKELTNKDIIGKSDPFVELFIRPLRDRTKTSKVIDNCLNPIWNEHFEFIVEDISTQHLTIRVYDDEGIQAAEFIGCARIDLKDLEPGKVKDVWLKLVKDLEIQRDNKNRGQVHLELLFCPFGMDSVFMKGFKPDYALTTLEKALRPESANFSQAVSEKKGDILFRGVLSVTVISAEDVPVTDLMGKSDPFVVLIMKKSEQKNKTRVLNNTLNPVWNQTFDFVVEDGLHDLLILEVWDHDTFGKDKIGRCIMTLTRVILEGEFKDTFTLDGAKSGRLTAHLKWTPQPIIRD comes from the exons atgGGTTTGTTGGTGGGGTTCTTCTTAGGTGCTGCATTGGGTGTTGGTCTAATAGTTTGTTTTGCTCGTTTTCAAAATTACAGATCCAAAGCTCGCATTGATTTG GCAAAAGTCATAGCAGCATTTGCCAGGATGACAGTTCAAGATTCAAGAAAACTTCTTCCTCCTGAAGCATATCCTTCTTGGGTTGTCTTTTCACAGAAGCAAA AGTTGAATTGGCTTAACCAGCACTTAGAAAAAATTTGGCCTTATGTTGATGAG GCAGCATCAGAGTTGATAAGAACATCTGTTGAGCCAGTTCTTGAGCAATATAGACCATCTATCTTATCTGCTCTCAAATTTTCAAAGCTCACATTGGGTACTGTGGCTCCATCCTTCACAG GAGTTTCCATTATTGATGGTGATCCTGGGGAAATTATTATGGAATTGGAAATGCAGTGGGATGGAAATCCCAATATTGTGCTCGATATTAAGACTTTAGTTGGCGTAGCGCTACCTATACAG GTCAAGAATATTGGATTCACGGGGGTTTTCCGGTTGATATTCAAACCACTAGTTGCTGAGCTTCCTTGTTTTGGAGCGGTTTGCTACTCTTTGCGTCAAAAG AAAAATCTGGATTTCACTCTCAAAGTTGTGGGTGGTGATATCTCGGCTCTTCCTGGAGTATCTGATGCCATTGAG GGCACAATACGAGATGCAATTGAAGATTCTATCACTTGGCCTGTCCGCAAAATCGTTCCCATATTACCAGGAGACTATAG tGACCTGGAGCTAAAGCCGGTTGGTATATTACAAGTCAAGCTCATCGAAGCCAAAGAGTTGACTAATAAAGACATCATTGGGAAGTCTGATCcttttgttgagttgtttatACGTCCACTACGTGACAGGACAAAGACCAGCAAAGTTATT GATAATTGCTTAAATCCAATCTGGAACGAGCACTTTGAGTTCATAGTTGAAGACATATCTACTCAACATTTAACAATTAGAGTATATGATGATGAGGGGATTCAGGCAGCTGAATTCATTGGTTGTGCTCGAATAGATTTGAAAGACCTAGAGCCCGGTAAAGTGAAGGATGTGTGGTTAAAACTGGTGAAGGATCTGGAGATACAAAGAGACAACAAAAACCGAGGACAG GTACATTTGGAGCTTCTCTTTTGTCCTTTTGGTATGGATAGCGTGTTTATGAAGGGATTTAAACCCGACTACGCACTAACTACCTTGGAAAAGGCCCTTAGACCAGAGTCAGCTAATTTTTCACAAGCTGTCTCTGAGAAGAAAGGGGACATCCTCTTTAGAGGAGTTCTTTCAGTGACGGTAATATCAGCAGAAGACGTACCTGTTACTGATCTAATGGGGAAGTCTGATCCCTTTGTTGTACTAATTATGAAGAAATCTGAACAGAAAAATAAGACCAGA GTTCTAAACAACACCCTTAATCCAGTGTGGAACCAGACATTTGACTTTGTAGTTGAAGATGGATTACATGATTTGCTCATATTGGAAGTTTGGGACCATGACACATTTGGGAAG GATAAAATTGGTAGATGCATCATGACTCTCACAAGAGTTATACTAGAAGGGGAATTCAAAGATACCTTCACCCTTGATGGTGCCAAGTCGGGGAGATTAACCGCTCATCTTAAATGGACACCACAACCAATAATTCGAGATTGA